ACCGGAGAGCAAGCGGCTGCCCCCGCCCCCGCGCCCCGTCCCGCCGCCCGCGTCCCCGTCCGCCCCGGCCAACCCGATCCCCAGCCGGGTCGGGCGGTCCGAGCCGCCGGGCGCGCAGCCGACCGCGCAGCAGCAGTCGGTGGCGCAGGCCGCCGCCGCGCCGCAGCCCCCGGCCCCGGCCCCGCGGCCGGAGGGCGACCGGGCGCAGCAGCCCGCGCGGGCCCAGGACGACGGGTCCGCCGGGCGCGGTGAGCAGGCCCGTTCCGAAGTGGCGGCGTCCGGGCAGCCGGGCCCGCCCGCCGACCGGGACGCCGGCGCGTCCGGCGGCGAGCCCGGCGGTTCGCGCGCCCCCGCGCCCCGCCCGCCCTCCGAGCAGCCGTCCCCCCGCGTGCACGCGGGCGAGACCGACGGCGGCCCCGCCTCCGGGCAGCGCCGCCGTCCCGTGGTGTTCGACGAGGACGACGACCTCGACGTGCCCGACTTCCTGAAGTGATCACCGCCGTCGCCCTGGGCGACGGCGTCGGCGCCGGCTTCACCGGCCGCGCCGGCGGCGTGAGCGGGCCCCCCTTCGACTCCCTGAACCTCGGCGGCGCGGTCGGCGACGACCCGGCCGCCGTCCTGGACAACCGGCGGCGCGCCGCCGCCGCGCTCGGCACCGACCCCGACCGCACCGTCTTCATGCGGCAGGTGCACGGCGCCGACGTCGCGTTCGCCGCCTCGACCGACCTGCCCGGCCCGGTCGACGCCGTCGTCACGACCGTGCCCGGGCTCGCCCTCGCCGTCCTCGTCGCCGACTGCGCGCCCGTCCTGCTGGCCGACCCGGCCGCCGGGGTCGTCGGCGCCGCCCACTCCGGCCGTCCCGGGACGGCCGCCGGGGTCGTCCCGGCCCTGGTGAAGGCGATGTGCGAGCGGGGCGCCGACCCGGCCCGGATGACCGCGGCCATCGGACCCGCCGCGTGCGGCCGCTGCTACGAGGTCCCCGCGGAGATGCGGGACGAGGTCGCGGCCGTCGTCCCCGCCGCGTACGCCACCACCTCCAAGGGAACTCCGGGCCTCGACATCCGCTCCGGCGTCGCCGAGCAGCTCGCGTCCGCCGGGGTGGCCCGCGTCTCCCGCGACGGCCGCTGCACCATCGAGGACCCGGGCCTCTACTCCTACCGCCGTGAGGGCCGCACCGGCCGTTTCGCCGGTTATGTCTGGTTGAAGGAAGACACGTGACCGACCGGGACGACACCCCCGCCGTCGCCGACGGCCCCGCGGCCGAGCGGCGCGCCGAGATCGCCGAGGGCCTGGCCGCCGTCCGGGCGCGCATCGCCGCCGCGTGCGCTTCCGCCGGCCGGAGCGAGGACGAGATCACGCTGATCGCGGTGACCAAGACGTTCCCCGCGTCCGACGTGCGGCTGCTGGCCGGGCTCGGCGTCACCGAGGTCGGCGAGAACCGCGACCAGGAGGCCCGCCCGAAGGCCGCCGACTGCGCCGACCTCCCGCTCACCTGGCATTTCGTCGGACGGCTCCAGACCAACAAGGCGCGCGCCGTGGCCGGCTACGCCGACGTCGTGCACTCCGTGGACCGCGCGCGGCTGGTCGCGGCGCTCGCGGAGGCCGCCGCCCGCACCGGCCGCACGCTCCGCTGCCTCGTGCAGGTCTCCCTGGACGAGGCGGGGAAGAAGGGCGAGGTGGGGGAGAGGGGCGGGGCCGTGCCCGCCGACGTCCCCGCGCTGGCGGACGAGATCGCCGCCGCCCCCGGTCTCGAACTCGGCGGCGTGATGGCCGTCGCGCCCCTCGGCGCGGACCCGCTGCCCGCCTTCGACCGGCTCGCGGAGACGGCGGCGCGGATGAGGCGGAACCATCCGGACGCGCGGATCGTCAGTGCGGGTATGAGCGGCGATCTGGAGCAGGCGATCGCGTGCGGCGCGACACACCTGCGGGTCGGTACGGCGTTGCTCGGCGGCCGACGGGCAATCGTCAGGTAATGTCCCCCCAGTGGTACCTGCCCGAACACGGGAAGCCACGACGGATCAGTCCAACGGCGGGGCCGGACGCGCCCGGCGCCGAGGCCACAGGACACGGAGGGACGTATGGCCAGCGCGATGCGCAAGATGGCGGTCTACCTCGGCCTTGTGGAGGACGATCGTTACGACGACAAGTACGGCGACTACGACGAGTACGAGGTCTACGACGAGGAGACCGACACCGGGCAGGGACGCCGTCGCGATGACGAATCCGGCGGTCAGCTTACCCGAGCCGAAGAGGCGTCGGACCGCGATCGCGACCCTCACTCCACGTCGACCATCGAGCGACGGTCCGTGGCGCTCTACGAGTCCGGTACCACCGACCTTGCGCGTATCACTACGCTGCATCCGAGGACCTACAACGAGGCCAGGACGATCGGGGAGCACTTCCGGGAGGGCACGCCGGTGATCATGAACCTGACCGAGATGGTCGACAGCGACGCCAAGCGCCTGGTCGACTTCGCGGCGGGTCTCGTGTTCGGGCTGCACGGCAGCATCGAGCGTGTTACCAACAAGGTGTTCCTCCTGTCGCCCGTCAACGTCGAGGTGACGGCGGAGGACAAGGCCCGGATGGCAGAACGTGGGTTCTTCAACCAGAGCTGAGAGTCGCATGCGAGAGTATCCGTGAACATCGTTGGATCCGTCCTGCAGGGCATCCTGTACCTCTTCCTGCTGTTCCTGATCGGCAGGCTGGTCCTGGAGGTCCTGCAGTCGTTCGCCCGGCAGTGGAAGCCGACCGGAGTGGTGCTCGTGATCGCTGAGGCGACCTACACGGTCACCGATCCGCCACTGAAACTCCTCAGGCGTTTCATCCCGCCCATCCGGCTGGGTAACGTTGCCCTGGACCTCAGCTTCACGGTCCTCATCCTTGTGGTCTGGGTCTTGATCGTCTTCGTCGGTTCCATATTCGGCGGAGGTTAGGTCGATCGGATACCGTCCTTCGGGGACAGACTCCAAGCGCGCCAAGGAGACGAGAACATGCCGCTGACACCCGCCGACGTGCGGAACAAGCAGTTCAGTACCACCAGGCTGAGGCCGGGGTACGACGAGGAGGAGGTGGACGCCTTCCTCGACGAGGTCGAGGCGGAGCTCGACCGCCTCATCCAGGAGAACGAGGAGCTGCGGGCCAAACTGGCCGAGTGCCTGCGCGGCAAGGTTCCCGCCATGGCCGCTCCCATCGTGGAGCCCAAGCCGGACATCCAGAAGATCCCCGAGCCGCCGCGCCCCGAGCCCCAGCCGCACCCCGAGCCGGAGCCCGTCCTCGGCGGCCTCGGCATGTCCTCCCCCGCCCCGAGCGGCGAGGACAACATGGACACCGCGGCCCGCGTGCTCGCGCTCGCGCAGCAGACCGCCGACCAGGCGATCGCCGACGCCCGGCGCGAGGCCGACGAGACGCTCGGCCGCGCCCGCCGCGAGGCCGAGGAGATCCTCGGCAAGGCCCGCCGGCAGGCCGACCAGATCGTCAGCGAGGCCCGCTCCCGCGCCGAGGCCCTCGACCGCGACGCCCAGGAGCGGCACCGCCAGGTCATGGGCTCGCTGGTGCAGCAGCGCGAGGAGCTCGAGCGCGAGGTCGACAACCTGCGCGCCTTCGAGCGCGAGTACCGCAGCCGCCTGAAGGTCTATCTGGAGGGCCAGCTGCGCGACCTGGAGGCGGGCAGCACCGAGACGGGCGCGTTCGCCGCCGTCCCGGGCGCGGCCCCCGTGCAGACGCAGCAGCAGAACACGCCCCAGAACGGTCCGCAGACGGGCCCGCAGAACGCCCTGCCCCACGCCGACAACCGCAACGGCGGCGGCGCGCCGGCACCGGGCACCTTCCCCTCGCCTGAGCACGCCCAGCAGGTCCAGCACTCGGCGACGGGCGCTTTCCACTCCGGCGGCGACAACCCGCCGCACGACAGGCGCTGACACGGACGCCTCAGGCGATAGTGTCGTTCCGATCGCCGCGCCGGGGATGGCGCGCCGCCATCCCCGCGGCGCCGGGCGGTCGTGCCCTGGGCCGGCCGCCGGCTTTCTCGCGCGGCCCGGAGCCTAGCGGTCTGAACGAGTGGGAGTGACCCTGTGATCATCCTGAGTGGCGTTCTCGTGGTGGTGGCGATCGCCCTGCTGGTAGCGGGAATCGTCGCGGGCAACGGAGACAGTGCACAGGTCTTCGGACTGGACGCCCTGGTGGTGATCTACATCTCGATCGCCGTCAGCATCGTCTCCGCGGTGTGCCTGGCCATCGGGGTGTTCCTGCGGCGCAAGGAGCTGTTCGGCCCGGGTGCGTCCCCGGGCCCGGTCCGTCCGAGCAAGAAGGCGCAGAAGGCCAAGAAGGACAAGCGCGCCAAGGGCAAGGTGAGCGCCCCGGCCGCGTCCGCTCCGGCCAAGGACGCGCAGGGCGCCGCGGAGGCCAAGCCCCCGGCCGACCCGGCCGAAGCCGAGGTCGAGATCCCCGCCCCCGCCGTCGACGTCCCCGACGACGCGCTGGTGTTCGTCGTCCGCGGCCGCAAGCGCTACCACCTCGACACCTGCCGGCAGCTCGCCGGCCGGGACACCGAGGAGCTCACCTACGCCGAGGCCAAGGAAGAGGGGTTCAGCCCCTGCACCGCCTGCCTGCCCGACACCGCACTGGCGGCGCGCGCCGCGGCGTCGGCACCCGCCTCCTCCGACGCGAGCAAGGCGGAGACCGCACCCGCGGCCCGCAAGTCCGGCGCCGAACGATCCGAGAACGTCCTCGCGGGCCTCGCCAAGCCCGCGCCGACCTCGTTCGACGAGCCGACCTCCTTCGACGAGCCGACCTCCTTCGACAAGCCCAGTGCCTTCGACAAGCCCGGCGCGTTCGACGAGCCGGGCGCCTCTGACGAGCCCGGCGCCTTCGGCAGGACCGCCGAGATCCCGCGGGCCGGCGAGCAGGCCGACGACGACGCCGAGGACACGGGCGCCCCGAAGCGGGGCGCGGCCGCTCCCACACGCACCGACATGCCCGTCGCGGGGCTGTTCGCGTCCGGCGACACCGCCGAGGAGGCCCCCAAGGCGCCTGAGGCGGCCGATCGCCCCGGCATCGAGACCGAAGACCGGCGAGGCGCGGGGCAGGGCGCTGCGGCCGAATCCGCGCCGCCGGACGTCACCGTCGACCTCGGCTCCGCACCGTTCGGCGGCCCCGAGCCGGAGGACGCCCCGGAGCCCGAGCCCGAGTCGGCCGCCGCCGATCTCACCGGGGAGCCCGAGCCCGAGCCGTCCGCCCGCGACGCCGCGGACGAGCCCGGCGACGACGGCACGCAGGTCCGCATCCTGAGCGGCACCAAGCGCTACCACCGCGTCGACTGCGCCCTCATCGAGGACATCGGCGACGAGGCCGACGACCTGGAGTCGCTGTCGCGCACGGAGGCGAAGGCCCGGGGCTGCACGCCCTGCCTGGTCTGCCAGCCCGACCGCGAGCACGCCCGCGACTGACCCGCCCCGGCTCGTACGGGCCCGGCTCGCAAAGGCCGGCTCGTACGGGCCGGAACGGTCTGCACCCGGAACCGTCTCCACCTGCGCCCCGGGCGGCTGGAGCCGTCCGAGGTCAGCGGCCGTGGTGTCGTTCGTCGCGCAGTTCGCGGAGGCGGTCCCGGCGCGCGTCGCGCCGCTCGCGGTGCAGCCGCCGCACCTCCTCGTGGTGCTCGCGGTGCAGCTCCTGGTGTTCGCGGTGGAGCTGGTGATGGTCCCGGTGCCGCGAGCGGCCGCGCTTCTCGCCCACGGCCCTGCGCTCGACCGAGACGCCCCCGAACAGCAGCATCCCCGTCAGCCGGATGACGGGCGCGTCCGGGTCGACGGTGTCGTCCTCCGGGAGGTCGGTGCCGCCGAAGATCGTGACATTGGAGCCGATGACCCGCACGCCCGGCGGCACGATGATGTTCACGCCGCCGAACACGCAGTTCACCGAGAGGGTGACCTCGCTCTTGCTGAGGACCGCCTGCCGGAAGTCGAGCTCCACGCCGCCGAAGACGCAGGTGACCGTGGTGGTCGCCTCGACCAGCCAGCGGCCCTTGCGCTCCGCCCCGCTGAACACCGCGACGACGTGCGGCGTCTGCGAGGGCGGGGGCGGGAGCGGTGACGCCTCCTCCTTGCGCAGGTCGACCCGCGGCCGCGGCGTGTGCTGCGAGGGCAGGTCGCTGAGCACGGGCTCCAGCTCGGCGTAGGTCCTGGCGCTGTAGACGACGTCGATGCGCTCGGCGTGCTCCTCCGGCGTGATGCGCCCCTCGGCCAGGGCCTCGCGCAGGCGGTCGGCGACCTCGTCGCGGTCGGCGTCCGACGCGCGCATGCTCGCGGGGGACGGACGCGCGGGCGGTTCGGAACCGGACGGCTGCTCGGGAAGATTCACGGATCCATCATCGCAAACGCGATGTGTCGCGAAGAACCCCATCGCGAAATTTCTCCGGACACCTCCGCCGCGACCCGGCCTGTCCGGGCCTGGTCGCGGCGGAGGAGCCCGCCCTCCGGGCTAGATCACGCCCTGCGGAGGTAGTAGGTGAGGCCGAGGTCCTCGTCGCGGGTCGCGGTCAGGCCCTCGGGGCGGCCCTCGGTCACCGAGGCGGCGAGGACCTCGGCGGCGACCTCGTCGCCGTGGGCGCGCAGCGCCTCGGCGAGGTCGGTGCCGGTGGCCTCCCACCACAGGTCGATGCGGTCGGTCACCTCCAGGCCGGCGGCCTTGCGGCCCTCCTGGACGAGCCGGACGGCCTCCCGCACCAGCCCCGCGCGGCGCAGCTCGGGCGTGACGGTGAGGTCGAGCGCGACCGTCTCGCCGGCGGCGCTCTCGACGGCCCAGCCGCTGCGGGGGCGCTCGGTGACGATCACGTCGTCGGGGCCGAGCGGCACCGCGCCGACGCCGTCGGCCTCGACCTGCGCCGATCCCGCGCGCAGCGCCCGGACGAGGCCGGCCGGGTCGGCGGAGGTGATCGCCTTGGCGACCTTCGGGGTGTCCTTGGCGTAGCGCTTGCCCAGCTCGCGGAAGTTGGGCTTGACCTCGTACTCGACCAGGTCCCCGCCGATCGAGGACAGCTCCTCGAACCCGAGGACGTTCAGCTCCTCGGAGATCTGCGCGCGCAGCTGCTCTGGCAGCGCGGACCAGCCGGGGGCGCCGACGAGCGCGCGGCCGAGGGGCTGGCGGGTCCGCACGCCGCTGGCGGCCCGCGCGGACCGGCCGAGCTCGACCAGCCGCCGGACGAGCGCCATCCGCTCGGTCAGCTCCTCGTCGAGCAGGCCCTCGTCGACGGCGGGCCACTCGGCGAGGTGCACCGACTCGGGGCCGTCCTCGGGGCGGATCACGTCCCAGACGTGGTCGGTGATGAACGGGACGATCGGCGCCATCAGCCGGGTGAGGGTCTCCAGGCACTGGTAGAGCGTCGCGAACGCGGCCGAGCCCTCGGCCGTCTCCGGGCCCTCCCAGAAGCGCCGCCGGGAGCGCCGCACGTACCAGTTGGACAGGTCGTCCACGAACTGCGAGAGCCGGCGTCCCGCGCGGGCGGTGTCGAACTCCTCCAGCGCGGCGTCGACCTCGCGGACGGTGCGGTGCAACTCGGCGAGCGCCCAGCGGTCCAGGAGCGGGCGGTCGGCGGGGGCGGGCGCCTCGGCCAGCCGGTCGGGCGTCCACGCGCGCCCCTGCGCCTGCGCCGCGTTGGCGTACAGGACGAAGAAGGACGCGGTGTTCCAGTAGGTGAGCAGGACCTTGCGGACGATCTCCTCGAGGGCGCCGTGCCCGACGCGGCGGGACGCCCACGGCAGCCCGCTCGCGGCCATGAACCAGCGGACGGCGTCGGCGCCGTGCTGGTCCATCAGCGGGATGGGCCGCAGCACGTTGCCGAGGTGCTTGCTCATCTTGCGGCCGTCCTCGGCGAGGATCAGGCCGAGGCACACGACGTTCTCGTAGGAGGACCGGTCGAACACCAGCGTCCCGACGGCCATGAGCGAGTAGAACCATCCGCGGGTCTGGTCCTGGGCCTCGCAGATGTACTGGGCCGGGTAGGCGTCCTCGAAGACGTCGTTGTTGCGGTGGGGGGCGCCCCACTGCGCGAACGGCATGGACCCGGAGTCGTACCAGGCGTCGATCACGTCCGGGACGCGGCGCGCCTCCGCCCCGCACCGGGGGCAGGGGAGGGTGACGTCGTCCACGTACGGGCGGTGCGGGTCGAGCGCGGACAGGTCGCGGCCCGCCAGCTCGCCGAGTTCCTTGAGCGACCCGACGCAGGTGACGTGCTCCTCGTCCTCGCCGCAGACCCACAGGGGGAGCGGCGTGCCCCAGTAGCGGCTGCGGGACAGCGACCAGTCGACGTTGTTGCGCAGCCACTCCCCGTACCGGCCGTGCTTGACGGTCTCCGGGTACCAGTTGGTCTTCTCGTTCTCCTCCAGCAGCCGGTCCTTGATCTGCGTGGTGCGGATGTACCAGGCCGGGAGCGCGTAGTAGAGCAGCGGCGTGTGGCAGCGCCAGCAGTGGGGGTAGCTGTGGTCGAAGTGCCCGCCGCGGAACAGCAGCCCGCGCGCGCGCAGGTCGTCGGTGAGCGGCTCGTCGGCGTCCTTGAAGAACTTGTTGCCGACCAGGGGCACCTCGCGCAGGAACCGCCCGTCCGGCCCGATCGGGTTGACGATGGGCATGCCGTAGCGCTTGCAGACGGTCATGTCGTCGCCGCCGAACGCGGGGGCCTGGTGGACGAGGCCCGTGCCCTCCTCCACGGTGACGTAGTCGCCCAGGACGACGTAGTGCGCGTCGGGGATCTCGACGAGGTCGAACGGCCGCCGGTAAGAAGTCCGCTCCAGCTCGGTGCCCTGGTACGTGGCGAGCCGCTCGGCGCCCTCGCCGAGGACCTGGTCGACCAGGGGCTCGGCCACCACGAGGACCTCGTCGGAACCCTGCGGCCGGGCCGCCACGTACGTGACGTCCGGGTGGACGGCCACGGCGGTGTTCGACACCAGAGTCCAGGGGGTCGTCGTCCAGATCAGCAGCGCGGCGCCCATCTCGGCCAGAGGACCGGACGTGACGGGCATCCGCACGAACACCGACGGGCTGGACACGGTCTCGTACCCGCCCGGCTGGCCCAGCTCGTGGTCGGACAGGCCGGTCCCGCAGCGCGGGCAGTACGGCGTGATGCGGAAGTCGCGGAACAGCAGGTCCTTGTCGAACACCTGCTTCAGGGACCACCAGACGGCCTCGACGTACTCGGGGTCCATCGTGCGGTAGGCCTGGTCGGTGTTGACCCAGTAGCCCATCCGCTCGGTCATCTCCTCGAAGGCGTCCACGTGGCGAAGGACCGATTCGCGGCAGCGGGCGTTGAACTCCGCGACGCCGTACTCCTCGATGTCCTTCTTGCCGGTGAGGCCGAGCTCCTTCTCCACGGCGACCTCGACGGGGAGGCCGTGGCAGTCCCAGCCGGCCTTGCGCGGGACGTGGTGGCCCTTCATGGTCTTGAAGCGCGGGAAGACGTCCTTGAAGACGCGGGCCTCGACGTGGTGGACCCCGGGCATCCCGTTGGCGGTCGGGGGCCCCTCGTAGAACACCCACGGGGTCCCGGACGCGGTGCGCTCGAGCGACCGCTCGAAGACCTTGTTCTCCTGCCAGCGGCGCAGCATGTCCCGCTCCAGGGCGGGCAGATCGACCTGCGCGGGCAGCGGCCGAAAAGCTCGGCTCACGATGGCGGACCTCCGGATCGACGCGAACACGTTGACCGGAGGGACGAGGCGGCTGCCCCGCGGTACCACCCTCCTTGACCGTGCCGGTACGGCGCGGTCCGCTTCGTTCCAGTCTGGCGGCCGGGTCTACTGGGCCCCTCGGCGGGGCGGTTCTTCCGGCGGCTCCGGGGTGATCAGACCGCCGGGCTCGCCCCCGGGCTCGCACCGTCCCCGGGTCGCTCATGGCTGCGTGCGGCGGCAGGTGTCCCCATCAGTACCTGCCATGCGACTGCTCGTCCCGACTTTAACGCACGCCGGGCCCCCTCTCTTCCCCTTTTCCGTCCCCGGGGACACGGTTCCTTTGCGATCTCGTACGCAGCCGGGGAGTTTCCATGCGTTCGGCGACCGGGCATAAGCGGTCGGTAACACGGCCCAGGTTGTTTACCGTGCCCGAGAGAGGGGACCAATGCTGCCCGCACTGCCCGTTGAGGCGACCAGCGCGAGGGAGGCCGACATGGCCGGCGCGATGAGGGGCACGACGCCCGCAGCCAGCAAGAGCCCGGGCACGGCGCGGCCGTCCCGGGCCAGGAAGCCCGCCGCGGGAACGGGCGCGAAACCGGGCTCGGCGGGGAAAGGCGCTGCGGGAAAAGGGACGGCTGAGAAAGACGCCCCGGAAAAGGGCGCCGCCGGAAAGGGCGGGGCGGGAAAGGACGCCGCCGAGCCGGGCGCCGCGAAGAACGCCGCGAAGGGCACCGCCGTGAAGCCGGGCAAGGCGGCCCGGCGCGGGTCCGCGAAGCCGGCCGGGGCGGCGGCGCCGGACGTGCGGGAACCGGCGAGGACGGCGGCCGCGGTGCTGCCGGTCCGCGAGGGGGAGCACCAGTGGACGCCGGCCGAGCTGGCCGAGGTGCGGGCGGGCCTGGAGGAGCAGATCGAGGGGCTGCGCAGAGAGATCGCCGCGTCCGCCAGCCAGATCGCCGAGGGCGACGCCAGCGACGGGGCCGGCGACGACCAGGCCGACGCGGGCGCCAAGACCTACGAGCGCGAGCACGAGCTCGCGCTGGCCTACAATTCACAGGACCTGCTCGCCCAGATAGAGCGGGCCGTCCAGCGGATGGACGCCGGCACGTACGGGATCTGCGAGTCCTGCGCCAGGCCGATCGGCAAGGCGCGCCTCCAGGCCTTTCCGCGTGCGACCCTGTGTGTGACATGCAAACAACGCGAGGAACGTCGCTGAGCGACTCAACGAACCCAGAGCGGCAGGCCGGGGAGACCGCGGTGTCTCCCCGGCCGCGCCGCGTCGGCGTGCTGGTCGCCGTGGCCCTGGCCGCGCTCGCCGCCGACATCGTGTCCAAGATCATCGTGGTGTCGACGCTGCAGGACCGCGAGCCGGTCCGGCTGCTCGGCGGCCTGCTGACGCTGCGCGAGACCCGCAACAGCGGCGCCGCGTTCTCGATCGGCACCGGTTACACCATCGTGTTCACGCTGATCGCCTGCGGGGTGGTCGTGGCGATCCTGCGGACCGCCCGGAACCTGCGCAGCGCACCGTGGGCGGTCTGCCTCGGGCTGCTGCTGGGCGGCGCGGTCGGCAACCTCATCGACCGGCTGCTGCGGGCCCCGGCCCCGCTGAAGGGCCACGTCGTCGACTGGATCCAGCTGCCGCACTGGCCGGTGTTCAACCTGGCCGACTCCGCGATCGTCTGCGGCGGCGTGCTGGCCGTCCTGCTGGCGGCGCGCGG
The sequence above is a segment of the Actinomadura coerulea genome. Coding sequences within it:
- the pgeF gene encoding peptidoglycan editing factor PgeF, with protein sequence MITAVALGDGVGAGFTGRAGGVSGPPFDSLNLGGAVGDDPAAVLDNRRRAAAALGTDPDRTVFMRQVHGADVAFAASTDLPGPVDAVVTTVPGLALAVLVADCAPVLLADPAAGVVGAAHSGRPGTAAGVVPALVKAMCERGADPARMTAAIGPAACGRCYEVPAEMRDEVAAVVPAAYATTSKGTPGLDIRSGVAEQLASAGVARVSRDGRCTIEDPGLYSYRREGRTGRFAGYVWLKEDT
- a CDS encoding YggS family pyridoxal phosphate-dependent enzyme, with product MTDRDDTPAVADGPAAERRAEIAEGLAAVRARIAAACASAGRSEDEITLIAVTKTFPASDVRLLAGLGVTEVGENRDQEARPKAADCADLPLTWHFVGRLQTNKARAVAGYADVVHSVDRARLVAALAEAAARTGRTLRCLVQVSLDEAGKKGEVGERGGAVPADVPALADEIAAAPGLELGGVMAVAPLGADPLPAFDRLAETAARMRRNHPDARIVSAGMSGDLEQAIACGATHLRVGTALLGGRRAIVR
- a CDS encoding cell division protein SepF, with product MASAMRKMAVYLGLVEDDRYDDKYGDYDEYEVYDEETDTGQGRRRDDESGGQLTRAEEASDRDRDPHSTSTIERRSVALYESGTTDLARITTLHPRTYNEARTIGEHFREGTPVIMNLTEMVDSDAKRLVDFAAGLVFGLHGSIERVTNKVFLLSPVNVEVTAEDKARMAERGFFNQS
- a CDS encoding YggT family protein codes for the protein MNIVGSVLQGILYLFLLFLIGRLVLEVLQSFARQWKPTGVVLVIAEATYTVTDPPLKLLRRFIPPIRLGNVALDLSFTVLILVVWVLIVFVGSIFGGG
- a CDS encoding DivIVA domain-containing protein; translated protein: MPLTPADVRNKQFSTTRLRPGYDEEEVDAFLDEVEAELDRLIQENEELRAKLAECLRGKVPAMAAPIVEPKPDIQKIPEPPRPEPQPHPEPEPVLGGLGMSSPAPSGEDNMDTAARVLALAQQTADQAIADARREADETLGRARREAEEILGKARRQADQIVSEARSRAEALDRDAQERHRQVMGSLVQQREELEREVDNLRAFEREYRSRLKVYLEGQLRDLEAGSTETGAFAAVPGAAPVQTQQQNTPQNGPQTGPQNALPHADNRNGGGAPAPGTFPSPEHAQQVQHSATGAFHSGGDNPPHDRR
- a CDS encoding DUF1707 SHOCT-like domain-containing protein codes for the protein MNLPEQPSGSEPPARPSPASMRASDADRDEVADRLREALAEGRITPEEHAERIDVVYSARTYAELEPVLSDLPSQHTPRPRVDLRKEEASPLPPPPSQTPHVVAVFSGAERKGRWLVEATTTVTCVFGGVELDFRQAVLSKSEVTLSVNCVFGGVNIIVPPGVRVIGSNVTIFGGTDLPEDDTVDPDAPVIRLTGMLLFGGVSVERRAVGEKRGRSRHRDHHQLHREHQELHREHHEEVRRLHRERRDARRDRLRELRDERHHGR
- the ileS gene encoding isoleucine--tRNA ligase, producing MSRAFRPLPAQVDLPALERDMLRRWQENKVFERSLERTASGTPWVFYEGPPTANGMPGVHHVEARVFKDVFPRFKTMKGHHVPRKAGWDCHGLPVEVAVEKELGLTGKKDIEEYGVAEFNARCRESVLRHVDAFEEMTERMGYWVNTDQAYRTMDPEYVEAVWWSLKQVFDKDLLFRDFRITPYCPRCGTGLSDHELGQPGGYETVSSPSVFVRMPVTSGPLAEMGAALLIWTTTPWTLVSNTAVAVHPDVTYVAARPQGSDEVLVVAEPLVDQVLGEGAERLATYQGTELERTSYRRPFDLVEIPDAHYVVLGDYVTVEEGTGLVHQAPAFGGDDMTVCKRYGMPIVNPIGPDGRFLREVPLVGNKFFKDADEPLTDDLRARGLLFRGGHFDHSYPHCWRCHTPLLYYALPAWYIRTTQIKDRLLEENEKTNWYPETVKHGRYGEWLRNNVDWSLSRSRYWGTPLPLWVCGEDEEHVTCVGSLKELGELAGRDLSALDPHRPYVDDVTLPCPRCGAEARRVPDVIDAWYDSGSMPFAQWGAPHRNNDVFEDAYPAQYICEAQDQTRGWFYSLMAVGTLVFDRSSYENVVCLGLILAEDGRKMSKHLGNVLRPIPLMDQHGADAVRWFMAASGLPWASRRVGHGALEEIVRKVLLTYWNTASFFVLYANAAQAQGRAWTPDRLAEAPAPADRPLLDRWALAELHRTVREVDAALEEFDTARAGRRLSQFVDDLSNWYVRRSRRRFWEGPETAEGSAAFATLYQCLETLTRLMAPIVPFITDHVWDVIRPEDGPESVHLAEWPAVDEGLLDEELTERMALVRRLVELGRSARAASGVRTRQPLGRALVGAPGWSALPEQLRAQISEELNVLGFEELSSIGGDLVEYEVKPNFRELGKRYAKDTPKVAKAITSADPAGLVRALRAGSAQVEADGVGAVPLGPDDVIVTERPRSGWAVESAAGETVALDLTVTPELRRAGLVREAVRLVQEGRKAAGLEVTDRIDLWWEATGTDLAEALRAHGDEVAAEVLAASVTEGRPEGLTATRDEDLGLTYYLRRA
- a CDS encoding TraR/DksA family transcriptional regulator yields the protein MREPARTAAAVLPVREGEHQWTPAELAEVRAGLEEQIEGLRREIAASASQIAEGDASDGAGDDQADAGAKTYEREHELALAYNSQDLLAQIERAVQRMDAGTYGICESCARPIGKARLQAFPRATLCVTCKQREERR
- the lspA gene encoding signal peptidase II, which produces MSPRPRRVGVLVAVALAALAADIVSKIIVVSTLQDREPVRLLGGLLTLRETRNSGAAFSIGTGYTIVFTLIACGVVVAILRTARNLRSAPWAVCLGLLLGGAVGNLIDRLLRAPAPLKGHVVDWIQLPHWPVFNLADSAIVCGGVLAVLLAARGLQVDGTRLKDEGSGADEAPDEGGSPDPEPSSGKGDAPEGGATEDAAAGESEGQAEVPAPEEKS